A stretch of Deinococcus cellulosilyticus NBRC 106333 = KACC 11606 DNA encodes these proteins:
- a CDS encoding alpha/beta hydrolase family protein, with product MRILMSLALCLLLTGCEVERKSQQNQSRTVQEKTQKVTPEKDIHQAEWRTVKQGKLNLSQVTYLSEGLKIDALVCAPQNLKAGTPLLMLEHGGFDTETDPRKCNEYAQMGYVIAQSAYRGQGRSEGKVEACLGEVNDSLALKQVVQDRLKTQGVVHVGVSLGGCIALKAAAQQKDVKGVAILVTPMDFAQQIRILRATRPDALSRWFEIFGGTPEEAPEQYEKRRPIAAAPQVNAPILNLIAAQDPLIPYKQQCDLLSVRKKAGKMVEVVHLARNGAPNPPLQQRYVCEGEGKPAFKLPEFKPQDFKNQDVFVTYYDLHHTSTAHMWKTVQDFLRTVAPLP from the coding sequence ATGCGCATCTTGATGTCTCTGGCCCTCTGTTTGCTGCTCACCGGATGTGAGGTGGAACGAAAATCCCAGCAGAACCAGAGCCGCACCGTGCAGGAGAAAACCCAGAAAGTCACCCCTGAGAAAGACATCCATCAGGCAGAGTGGCGCACCGTGAAGCAGGGCAAGCTCAACCTGAGCCAGGTCACGTACCTGAGTGAGGGCCTGAAGATTGATGCTCTGGTGTGTGCTCCCCAGAACCTGAAAGCGGGAACCCCCCTCCTGATGCTGGAACATGGCGGCTTTGACACCGAGACCGATCCCAGAAAGTGCAATGAATACGCCCAGATGGGGTATGTCATTGCCCAGAGTGCCTACAGGGGGCAGGGGAGAAGTGAGGGCAAGGTGGAGGCCTGCCTCGGGGAGGTCAACGACTCTCTGGCCCTGAAACAGGTGGTGCAGGACCGCCTGAAGACGCAGGGTGTGGTTCATGTGGGCGTCAGTCTGGGGGGATGCATTGCCCTGAAAGCTGCAGCCCAGCAAAAGGATGTCAAAGGTGTGGCCATTCTGGTGACCCCGATGGATTTTGCCCAGCAGATCCGCATTTTGCGGGCCACCCGTCCCGATGCGCTATCTCGCTGGTTCGAGATTTTTGGTGGAACGCCAGAAGAAGCACCGGAGCAGTATGAAAAACGTCGTCCCATTGCCGCAGCACCCCAGGTGAATGCCCCCATCCTCAACCTGATTGCTGCCCAGGACCCTCTGATTCCTTACAAACAGCAGTGTGACCTGCTTTCTGTGCGCAAAAAAGCAGGAAAGATGGTGGAGGTGGTCCATCTGGCCCGCAATGGTGCCCCCAATCCACCCCTGCAGCAACGCTATGTTTGTGAGGGTGAAGGAAAACCCGCCTTCAAACTTCCAGAATTCAAGCCTCAGGACTTCAAAAATCAGGATGTCTTTGTGACCTACTATGACCTGCACCACACCAGCACAGCACACATGTGGAAGACCGTGCAGGATTTCCTGCGGACCGTGGCCCCATTGCCCTGA
- a CDS encoding DedA family protein → MPLPDWLLSLNPFLLHGLLFVVLLIEGIGVPGIPFELLWITEGLLIHAQKTTFWEAVLWGTLGNWMGNVLGYVFGHKIAAYLPEKARNAIKLKDVKRWYEKYDFWVIILSRWLGFLRTPFILYAGAAGMSLRRYTVFSLIGAFLWVAVWQYGLWKSGEAFLKWWQQYQLIIIGVCVLVGVVSVVFMLRKKKRAEGRESRAES, encoded by the coding sequence GTGCCCCTGCCCGACTGGCTCTTGAGCCTCAACCCTTTTTTATTGCACGGACTGCTTTTTGTGGTGCTGCTGATCGAGGGCATCGGGGTGCCAGGAATTCCCTTTGAGTTGCTGTGGATCACGGAAGGCCTGCTCATCCATGCCCAGAAAACCACTTTCTGGGAAGCTGTGCTGTGGGGAACCCTGGGGAACTGGATGGGCAATGTGCTGGGTTACGTCTTCGGACATAAAATTGCGGCTTATCTTCCAGAAAAAGCCCGCAACGCCATCAAATTGAAAGACGTCAAACGCTGGTACGAGAAGTACGACTTCTGGGTGATCATCCTCAGCCGCTGGCTGGGTTTTTTGCGCACACCTTTTATTCTTTATGCAGGTGCCGCCGGAATGAGCCTCAGACGGTACACCGTTTTCAGCCTGATCGGGGCTTTTTTGTGGGTGGCCGTCTGGCAGTATGGTCTCTGGAAATCCGGAGAGGCTTTCCTGAAGTGGTGGCAGCAGTATCAACTCATCATCATCGGGGTGTGCGTGCTCGTGGGGGTGGTCAGTGTGGTGTTCATGCTCAGGAAGAAAAAAAGGGCCGAGGGCCGAGAGTCCAGGGCCGAGAGCTAA
- a CDS encoding V-type ATPase subunit subunit G family protein, which translates to MEASSGRIISELAQKERALAAEIEAAQTEAKRTIENAEAEAKRILSEAETVARQLATNNAQRLTAEQERIRNAEREAAHASVEAERTRAAGRVDQAVDLILKAVLP; encoded by the coding sequence TTGGAAGCGTCGAGTGGTCGAATCATCAGCGAACTCGCTCAGAAGGAGCGTGCGCTCGCAGCTGAGATCGAAGCAGCCCAGACGGAAGCCAAGCGCACCATCGAGAACGCCGAAGCAGAAGCAAAACGCATTCTGTCCGAAGCCGAAACCGTGGCAAGACAGCTGGCAACCAACAATGCGCAACGACTGACAGCCGAGCAGGAACGCATCCGCAATGCGGAGCGTGAAGCTGCACATGCATCAGTTGAAGCCGAGAGAACCCGCGCCGCAGGGCGTGTGGATCAGGCTGTGGATCTCATCTTGAAGGCGGTACTCCCGTGA
- a CDS encoding V-type ATP synthase subunit I encodes MIAKMQQVTIAARKSDARRLISALQDAGVLHITPVETQELSTGALTGQDAEDRKNTERLLARVDTTLGELGNPVLPSGPLPAEANWVSTVEAVAKETGVLTHERTALESDLSLAQSFADVVKALAEVAQGLDASRRLSVIPFTLDAKQDAGLLQQTLQSDLKDRFAMDFKNVGNLRAGVVVVKNQDRDVARQALSRARVGELRLPGRFDGMPLGDAAREMDRVNREAPGQIQRIRDQVNGLAHQHGSTLAAIRDALRDRVTAFEVQVQSARGRYGMVLQGFVPADNASELQNALKQFDVAVEMQAADEHHAENVPVKLKNNSFVQNFEFLLNVSQPPKYGTFDPSWIVTVFFPLFFGFVIADIGLGLLFLALSIWAMGQARAGKSITIGFMGIVLDPKTLKNVATVLTTMSVWAILWGFLTGEFFGNFFEHLGIFYIDPALTKQIWGVTLSHHAEAHHAAVSFPILYPRVDSAFATTVMLHTLFMGIIFLLWSWGLKAQVSFKHGHASHGWEGLGMVGGLIGLVLLAWISEAGKNFGALGNVLGDWRVLVMLLGFLIFLIGVFRSGVYLMFMEILSQGGNIISFSRLFAVGLASALLANLATDVGWGMYKSMGFIGAILGVVAALLVHAFAIALTIIGHVMQPLRLNYVEFLNPTGFYTETGPRYNPLRKLSRQK; translated from the coding sequence GTGATCGCAAAAATGCAGCAAGTCACCATTGCCGCTCGCAAGAGCGATGCAAGGCGACTGATTTCTGCCCTGCAGGATGCCGGAGTGCTTCACATCACCCCCGTAGAGACCCAGGAACTTTCCACCGGAGCCCTGACCGGGCAGGACGCTGAAGACCGTAAAAACACGGAGCGCCTGCTCGCCCGCGTGGACACCACCCTGGGTGAACTCGGAAATCCCGTTCTCCCCAGTGGCCCTCTGCCTGCAGAAGCCAACTGGGTCAGCACTGTTGAGGCTGTGGCAAAAGAAACCGGAGTCCTCACCCATGAGCGCACAGCACTGGAGTCAGACCTTTCTCTGGCCCAGTCCTTCGCAGATGTGGTGAAGGCCCTGGCAGAAGTCGCTCAGGGACTCGACGCCTCCAGACGTCTCAGTGTGATTCCCTTCACCCTGGACGCCAAGCAGGACGCTGGTCTCCTGCAACAAACCCTGCAAAGCGACCTCAAGGACCGGTTTGCCATGGACTTCAAGAACGTTGGCAATCTGCGCGCTGGCGTTGTTGTGGTCAAAAACCAGGACCGTGATGTGGCCCGTCAGGCTCTCTCCAGAGCCCGTGTGGGCGAACTCCGCCTGCCTGGCCGTTTCGACGGGATGCCCCTCGGGGATGCTGCCCGCGAAATGGACCGGGTGAACCGCGAAGCTCCGGGTCAGATTCAACGCATCCGGGACCAGGTCAACGGTCTGGCACACCAGCATGGCAGCACCCTTGCCGCCATCCGGGACGCCCTCAGAGATCGGGTCACCGCTTTCGAAGTGCAGGTGCAGAGTGCCCGTGGCCGTTACGGCATGGTCTTGCAGGGCTTCGTTCCTGCAGACAACGCCAGCGAGCTGCAAAACGCACTCAAGCAGTTCGATGTGGCTGTAGAAATGCAGGCTGCAGACGAGCACCACGCTGAAAACGTTCCCGTTAAACTCAAAAACAACAGCTTCGTGCAAAACTTTGAGTTCCTGCTGAACGTCTCTCAGCCTCCCAAATACGGCACCTTCGATCCCAGCTGGATCGTGACGGTGTTCTTCCCCCTGTTCTTCGGTTTCGTGATCGCAGACATCGGACTGGGACTCTTGTTCCTTGCCCTCTCCATATGGGCCATGGGGCAGGCCAGAGCTGGCAAGAGCATCACCATCGGGTTCATGGGCATTGTCCTTGACCCCAAAACCCTGAAGAATGTCGCCACCGTGCTCACCACCATGAGCGTCTGGGCCATTCTGTGGGGCTTCCTCACCGGAGAGTTCTTCGGCAACTTCTTTGAGCACCTCGGCATCTTTTACATTGATCCCGCGCTGACCAAACAGATCTGGGGCGTCACCCTGTCCCACCATGCCGAAGCCCACCATGCTGCAGTTTCCTTCCCGATTCTCTACCCCCGGGTGGACTCTGCTTTCGCCACCACCGTCATGCTGCACACCCTGTTCATGGGAATCATCTTCCTGCTGTGGAGCTGGGGCCTCAAAGCCCAGGTCAGCTTCAAGCACGGCCATGCCAGCCACGGCTGGGAAGGCCTGGGGATGGTTGGCGGTCTGATTGGTCTGGTGCTGCTGGCCTGGATCTCCGAAGCCGGTAAAAACTTCGGCGCACTGGGCAATGTCCTTGGTGACTGGCGCGTGCTGGTCATGCTGCTGGGCTTCCTGATCTTCCTGATCGGGGTCTTCCGCTCAGGGGTCTACCTGATGTTCATGGAAATCCTGTCCCAGGGCGGAAACATCATCAGCTTCAGCCGTCTTTTCGCTGTGGGTCTGGCTTCCGCTCTGCTGGCCAACCTCGCCACCGACGTGGGCTGGGGCATGTACAAGAGCATGGGCTTCATCGGTGCCATCCTTGGCGTTGTGGCTGCCCTGCTGGTTCACGCCTTCGCGATTGCCCTCACCATCATTGGTCACGTGATGCAGCCTCTGCGTTTGAATTACGTGGAATTCTTAAACCCCACCGGTTTCTACACCGAGACCGGCCCTCGCTACAATCCGCTGAGAAAACTCAGCAGACAAAAGTAA
- a CDS encoding V-type ATP synthase subunit K, which produces MKKLATILAAFALASIAFAQEANGDALVAGLKAIGAGLAVGLGAIGTGLAQGRVGSAAAGVIAESPEKFGTMLILFVIPESLVIFGFVGMFILNG; this is translated from the coding sequence ATGAAGAAACTGGCTACCATTCTCGCTGCTTTTGCCCTCGCTAGCATCGCATTCGCCCAGGAAGCTAACGGTGACGCCCTTGTCGCCGGACTCAAAGCCATCGGTGCAGGTCTCGCCGTCGGTCTCGGTGCCATCGGTACCGGTCTGGCCCAGGGCCGCGTGGGTTCCGCTGCTGCTGGCGTGATTGCCGAAAGCCCTGAAAAATTCGGTACCATGCTGATTCTGTTCGTGATTCCCGAGTCTCTGGTGATCTTCGGCTTCGTGGGCATGTTCATCCTCAACGGCTAA
- a CDS encoding V-type ATP synthase subunit E produces the protein MSNLASILETEVREEIAQIKRQSQEKAAEIVNQAKEQAQGLLESRKRALEGEFNAGVVRAKSAASLEVAALRLSAADSVQKRAFVEAEQKIRDLANSQSAEYRTILGKLIEEARGAIAEPEAVEVNPADLLLAQDVLADLGITATVRGNDQIQTGVRLVARGGRTSVQNTLLGRLAQSRDSLASQVARVLAE, from the coding sequence ATGTCAAACCTAGCATCGATTCTCGAAACTGAAGTCCGCGAGGAAATCGCTCAGATCAAACGGCAATCCCAGGAGAAAGCCGCTGAGATCGTGAACCAGGCCAAAGAGCAGGCCCAGGGTCTGCTCGAAAGCCGCAAGCGTGCCCTCGAAGGTGAATTTAATGCGGGAGTCGTGCGGGCGAAGAGTGCTGCAAGTCTTGAAGTTGCAGCACTCCGCCTCTCAGCAGCCGACAGCGTGCAAAAGCGCGCTTTCGTCGAGGCAGAACAAAAAATTCGCGACCTCGCGAACAGCCAGTCTGCTGAGTACCGCACGATCCTCGGGAAGCTCATCGAGGAAGCCAGAGGAGCCATTGCTGAGCCTGAAGCCGTCGAGGTGAACCCCGCCGACCTGCTGCTGGCCCAGGATGTGCTGGCAGATCTGGGCATCACCGCCACCGTTCGTGGCAACGACCAGATTCAGACCGGCGTGCGTCTGGTGGCCAGAGGTGGCCGCACCAGTGTGCAGAACACCCTTCTTGGACGCCTCGCTCAAAGTCGCGACAGCCTTGCTTCTCAGGTGGCCCGCGTTCTCGCCGAATAA
- a CDS encoding V-type ATPase subunit, producing the protein MADDYGYINARIKMMRGALLEDRHLDEAVGAATYSEYLRVLSETSIREDLGDATAQGAGLNELDAALSQNLFRVVRKVQGLASGQAKKEIDVLIARWDLLNIKTLVRGVITGRSSQDILAGLIPAGTIKWGVLQAAANSTDLAGLAQTLSIGSGFLGRTLRQAVSAGATELLDIEVALDQDYFKTALAAARENSLRRYLAREVDIRNILTALQLRGGNLSARYFVPGGSLNEGDFMRIAGGDSTVSDPDLQRLLEAGSLDRAETLSRGLLDRISRNVSMSDVLGPGVALDFLRRKEVEIARLRLIGRGKFYGVPADNIRQELGNA; encoded by the coding sequence GTGGCAGACGATTACGGATACATCAACGCCCGCATCAAGATGATGCGTGGTGCCCTGCTTGAAGACCGCCACCTCGATGAGGCCGTCGGTGCAGCCACCTACTCTGAATACCTGCGTGTGCTCAGTGAAACCTCCATCCGCGAGGACCTCGGGGACGCCACTGCCCAGGGTGCAGGGCTGAATGAGCTGGATGCTGCCCTCAGCCAGAACCTCTTCCGGGTGGTTCGCAAAGTCCAGGGTCTGGCCAGTGGTCAGGCCAAAAAGGAAATTGACGTTCTGATTGCCCGCTGGGACCTCCTGAACATCAAAACCCTGGTTCGTGGTGTGATCACCGGACGCAGCTCCCAGGACATCCTCGCAGGTCTGATTCCTGCCGGAACCATCAAATGGGGCGTGCTGCAGGCCGCTGCCAACAGCACCGACCTCGCAGGACTGGCCCAGACCCTCTCCATTGGCAGTGGTTTCCTGGGACGCACCCTGCGTCAGGCCGTCTCTGCTGGAGCCACCGAACTGCTCGACATCGAAGTGGCCCTGGACCAGGACTACTTCAAAACGGCCCTGGCTGCTGCCCGTGAAAACAGCCTCAGGCGCTACCTGGCCCGTGAAGTGGACATTCGCAACATCCTGACCGCCCTGCAACTGCGGGGAGGCAACCTCAGTGCCCGCTACTTTGTGCCCGGAGGCAGCCTGAACGAAGGCGACTTCATGCGCATTGCTGGTGGAGACAGCACAGTCTCTGACCCGGACCTCCAGCGCCTGCTGGAAGCCGGAAGCCTGGACCGCGCCGAAACCCTCAGCCGTGGACTGCTGGACCGCATCAGCCGCAACGTGTCCATGTCGGACGTGCTTGGCCCCGGTGTGGCCCTGGATTTCCTGCGCCGCAAAGAGGTCGAGATTGCCCGACTGCGCCTGATTGGCCGTGGCAAATTCTACGGGGTCCCCGCAGACAACATCAGACAGGAGCTCGGAAATGCATAA
- a CDS encoding V-type ATP synthase subunit F: MHKVVVLADSETATGYRLAGVEVVEANSENAVKALEGLITQGNYGLVAVDSGLIADPAKAAERAMRGRDLPILLPIPSLKDAFSTETVDAKAYMGKLVRDTIGFDIKL; this comes from the coding sequence ATGCATAAGGTCGTGGTTTTGGCAGATTCAGAAACCGCCACCGGCTACCGCCTGGCAGGTGTGGAAGTGGTGGAAGCCAACAGCGAGAACGCTGTGAAAGCCCTGGAAGGGCTCATCACCCAGGGCAATTACGGTCTGGTCGCTGTGGACTCCGGTCTCATTGCAGATCCTGCAAAGGCTGCAGAACGGGCCATGCGTGGTCGGGACCTCCCGATCCTGCTGCCCATCCCCAGCCTCAAAGACGCTTTCAGCACCGAAACGGTGGACGCCAAGGCCTACATGGGCAAACTTGTGCGCGACACCATCGGCTTTGACATCAAGCTCTAA
- a CDS encoding V-type ATP synthase subunit A, protein MSTKTGVILKIAGPAVIAGGMYGAKMYDIVRVGTERLVGEIIRLDGDTAFVQVYEDTSGVTVGEPVATTGLPLSVELGPGMLNGIYDGIQRPLDKIREASGDFIARGIDVSALNRTQKWAFTPSVKAGDTVSGSSILGTVPEFSFTHKILTPPNVSGVLKSVVPAGEYTIDDTIAELEDGTKLRLAHYWPVRQPRPVAKKKDPSLPFLTGMRILDVLFPLVMGGAAAIPGPFGSGKTVTQQSVAKYGNADIVVYVGCGERGNEMTDVLVEFPELEDPKTGGPLMHRTILIANTSNMPVAAREASVYTGITLAEYFRDQGYGVSLMADSTSRWAEALREISSRLEEMPAEEGYPPYLAAKLAAFYERAGAVVTLAGEDGAVSVIGAVSPAGGDMSEPVTQATLRITGAFWRLDAGLARRRHFPAINWNGSYSLFTPILDSWYRENVGPDFPELRGRIAKILQEEAKLQEVVQLVGPDALQDNERLIIESGRMLRQDFLQQNGFDPVDASASMPKNYGLMKMMLKYYEKASEAVRKGATIDEILASPVNEKLSRARYVPEGEFANYTTTVLNELDSAFAVKA, encoded by the coding sequence ATGAGCACCAAAACTGGTGTAATCCTGAAAATTGCTGGTCCTGCGGTGATTGCCGGGGGCATGTACGGCGCAAAGATGTACGACATCGTGCGCGTCGGTACCGAACGCCTCGTGGGTGAGATCATCCGTCTGGACGGCGACACTGCATTCGTGCAGGTGTACGAAGACACTTCCGGCGTGACCGTCGGTGAGCCTGTGGCCACCACCGGTCTGCCCCTCTCCGTGGAGCTTGGCCCTGGCATGCTCAACGGCATCTACGACGGGATTCAGCGTCCCCTCGACAAGATCCGTGAAGCCTCCGGCGACTTCATTGCCCGTGGCATTGACGTCTCCGCCCTGAACCGCACCCAGAAATGGGCCTTCACCCCCAGCGTCAAAGCTGGTGACACCGTGAGCGGCTCCAGCATCCTGGGCACTGTGCCCGAGTTCAGCTTCACCCACAAAATCCTGACCCCTCCCAACGTGAGCGGCGTCCTGAAGAGCGTGGTTCCCGCTGGTGAATACACCATCGACGACACCATCGCTGAACTGGAAGACGGCACCAAGCTGCGTCTGGCCCACTACTGGCCTGTGCGTCAGCCCCGCCCTGTCGCCAAGAAGAAAGACCCCAGCCTGCCCTTCCTCACCGGAATGCGCATTCTGGACGTGCTCTTCCCCCTGGTGATGGGTGGCGCAGCAGCGATCCCCGGTCCCTTCGGTTCCGGCAAGACCGTGACCCAGCAGTCCGTTGCCAAATACGGCAACGCTGACATCGTGGTTTACGTGGGATGCGGCGAGCGTGGCAACGAGATGACCGACGTGCTGGTGGAATTCCCCGAACTGGAAGACCCCAAGACCGGCGGACCCCTCATGCACCGCACCATCCTCATCGCCAACACCTCCAACATGCCCGTGGCTGCCCGTGAAGCCTCCGTGTACACCGGCATCACCCTCGCCGAGTACTTCCGCGACCAGGGTTACGGCGTCTCCCTCATGGCAGACTCCACCAGCCGCTGGGCCGAAGCGCTCCGTGAAATCTCCTCCCGTCTGGAAGAGATGCCCGCAGAAGAAGGGTACCCCCCGTACCTTGCCGCCAAACTGGCTGCCTTCTATGAGCGTGCCGGTGCTGTGGTGACCCTCGCTGGTGAAGACGGAGCCGTGTCCGTGATCGGCGCTGTTTCCCCCGCAGGTGGAGACATGTCCGAGCCCGTGACCCAGGCCACCCTGCGTATTACTGGCGCTTTCTGGCGTCTGGATGCCGGTCTGGCCCGCCGCCGTCACTTCCCCGCCATCAACTGGAACGGCTCCTATTCGCTGTTCACCCCCATCCTGGACAGCTGGTACCGCGAAAACGTCGGTCCCGACTTCCCCGAGCTTCGTGGCCGCATCGCCAAGATCCTCCAGGAAGAAGCCAAGCTCCAGGAAGTGGTGCAACTCGTGGGTCCCGACGCCCTGCAGGACAACGAGCGTCTGATCATCGAGTCTGGCCGCATGCTCCGTCAGGACTTCCTGCAGCAGAACGGATTCGACCCCGTCGACGCCAGCGCTTCGATGCCCAAGAACTACGGCCTCATGAAGATGATGCTGAAGTACTACGAGAAGGCCTCCGAAGCCGTCCGCAAGGGTGCCACCATCGACGAGATCCTGGCCAGCCCCGTGAACGAGAAGCTGTCCCGTGCCCGTTACGTGCCCGAAGGTGAGTTCGCCAACTACACCACCACCGTGCTGAACGAACTCGACAGCGCCTTCGCCGTGAAAGCGTAA
- a CDS encoding V-type ATP synthase subunit B — MLKKEYTDVSYISGPLLFVNAASDLNYGAIVEIKDARNRIRGGQVIEVSSEYAVIQIFEETSGLDLATASVSLVEDVARLGVSKEMIGRRFSGLGRPIDGLPPVVAEQRLSINGQAMNPAARDKPEEFIQTGISTIDVNTSLIRGQKLPIFSGSGLPHNELAAQIARQAKVPGHEGDFAVVFAAMGLTQREVSFFTQEFERTGALARSILFLNKADDPAVERLLTPRMALTAAEYLAFEHDYHVLVILTDLTNYCEALREIGGAREEIPGRRGFPGYMYTDLANLYERAGVIQGKKGSVTQIPILSMPDDDITHPIPDLTGYITEGQIVVDRTLNRKGVYPPINPLPSLSRLMGNGIGKGKTRADHKNVSDQLFAAYSNGLDLRKLVAITGEDALTENDKLYLRFADDFEEYFLNQGDQDRSIEDSLTVAWALLSKLPKSELTRIGKDSIDKYYGEKLDDMWRGGRNMGI; from the coding sequence ATGCTCAAAAAAGAGTACACCGATGTCAGCTACATCTCAGGTCCTCTGCTGTTCGTCAACGCAGCGTCCGACCTGAACTACGGCGCCATCGTGGAGATCAAAGACGCCAGAAACCGCATCCGCGGTGGACAGGTGATCGAAGTTTCCAGCGAATACGCCGTGATCCAGATCTTCGAAGAAACCTCCGGACTTGACCTGGCCACCGCCAGCGTCAGCCTGGTGGAAGACGTGGCCCGTCTGGGCGTGTCCAAAGAGATGATCGGTCGCCGCTTCAGCGGTCTGGGCCGTCCCATCGACGGACTGCCCCCCGTGGTCGCCGAGCAGCGCCTCTCCATCAACGGACAGGCCATGAACCCTGCGGCCCGCGACAAGCCCGAAGAGTTCATTCAGACCGGCATCTCCACCATCGACGTGAACACCAGCCTGATCCGTGGACAGAAACTGCCGATTTTCTCCGGCTCCGGTCTGCCCCACAACGAACTTGCTGCCCAGATTGCCCGTCAGGCCAAAGTGCCCGGACACGAAGGGGACTTCGCCGTGGTGTTCGCAGCGATGGGTCTGACCCAGCGCGAAGTGAGCTTCTTCACCCAGGAATTCGAAAGAACCGGCGCTCTGGCCCGTTCCATCCTCTTCCTGAACAAGGCAGACGACCCCGCCGTGGAAAGGCTCCTGACCCCCCGCATGGCCCTCACCGCCGCCGAGTACCTTGCTTTCGAGCATGACTACCACGTGCTGGTGATCCTCACCGACCTGACCAACTACTGCGAAGCCCTCCGTGAAATCGGTGGTGCCCGTGAAGAGATTCCCGGTCGCCGTGGCTTCCCCGGCTACATGTACACCGACCTTGCCAACCTTTACGAGCGCGCAGGTGTGATTCAGGGCAAGAAGGGCTCTGTGACCCAGATCCCCATTCTCTCCATGCCCGACGATGACATCACCCACCCCATCCCTGACCTCACCGGATACATCACCGAAGGCCAGATCGTGGTGGACCGCACCCTGAACCGCAAAGGCGTGTACCCCCCCATCAACCCCCTGCCCTCCCTGAGCCGTCTGATGGGCAACGGGATTGGCAAGGGCAAGACCCGTGCAGACCACAAGAACGTTTCTGACCAGCTGTTCGCTGCGTACTCCAACGGCCTTGACCTGCGCAAACTGGTGGCCATCACCGGTGAAGACGCCCTCACCGAAAACGACAAACTGTACCTGCGCTTCGCAGATGACTTCGAAGAGTACTTCCTCAACCAGGGAGACCAGGACCGCTCCATCGAAGACAGCCTGACGGTCGCATGGGCACTGCTCTCCAAACTTCCCAAGAGCGAGCTGACCCGCATCGGCAAGGATTCCATCGACAAGTACTACGGTGAGAAACTTGACGACATGTGGCGCGGCGGCCGCAACATGGGCATCTGA
- a CDS encoding V-type ATP synthase subunit D, translating to MAGQISPTRTALLASKAQKKLASDGADLLKRKRDALIGEFFALVRDALAAREDLASVSKGAYLSLFTAKAWDSPEAVESLALARPSELQVDLQVESVYGVKVPKIDLPKFSSDVPFSPIGVGARTMTAAQDFQKVLSAIIRVAATETKLRRIGEEIKKTSRRVNALEQIVIPGVEDDIRFIRGVLDQREREESFRLKKIKAKLEREEEKAQQEAREAQQAAD from the coding sequence ATGGCCGGACAAATCAGCCCCACCCGCACTGCACTGCTCGCCAGCAAGGCCCAGAAAAAACTGGCCAGCGACGGTGCAGACCTGCTCAAAAGAAAAAGAGACGCCCTGATCGGAGAATTCTTCGCACTGGTGAGAGACGCTCTCGCTGCCCGCGAAGATCTTGCCTCCGTGTCCAAGGGTGCTTACCTGAGCCTCTTTACCGCCAAAGCCTGGGACAGCCCTGAAGCCGTGGAAAGCCTTGCCCTCGCCCGTCCAAGTGAGCTGCAAGTCGATCTGCAGGTGGAGAGCGTCTACGGGGTGAAGGTCCCCAAAATCGACCTCCCCAAATTCTCATCGGACGTGCCCTTCTCACCCATCGGTGTGGGTGCACGCACCATGACCGCAGCGCAGGATTTCCAGAAGGTGCTCTCCGCGATCATTCGCGTGGCCGCCACGGAAACCAAACTGCGCCGCATCGGGGAAGAGATCAAAAAGACCTCCCGCCGCGTGAACGCCCTCGAACAGATCGTGATCCCTGGTGTGGAAGACGACATCCGCTTCATCCGTGGTGTGTTGGATCAGCGTGAACGTGAAGAGTCTTTCCGTCTGAAGAAGATCAAGGCCAAACTCGAGCGCGAAGAAGAGAAGGCCCAGCAAGAAGCCCGCGAAGCCCAGCAGGCAGCGGACTGA